A DNA window from Parabacteroides johnsonii DSM 18315 contains the following coding sequences:
- a CDS encoding Gfo/Idh/MocA family protein, producing the protein MHNTTNQMSRRHFLATTGAIAGTALLNPLSDIKAEAAGIATPTGKKLRIALVGTGGRGTSMWGRDILKSYPDYLEFVGLCDKNEGRVETGKRIIGTSCPTYTDFEKMMNETKPDVLIVTTMDSTHHQFIIRGMELGADIITEKPMTTDEKKIQAILDAEKRTGKTCRVTFNYRYSPHRAKIWELLRAGEIGDITSVDFHWYLDTSHGADYFRRWHRLVECSGSLWVHKASHHFDLLNWWIDSDPESVYALGDLNHYGKNGTIRAENCRTCPHTDKCKFFFDITKNKNYMELYVANEKYDGYLRDGCVFKKDVSIFDKMAATIKYKNGVQVAYSLTTYSPYEGYRIAFNGTKGRMEAWIQESRPTSDANYDEIVLFKNFNKRQYIQIPFGTSGHGGGDALLKDQIFLPNIDDPFQQCANTRDGALACLVGIAARNSIASGQPVKIADLTSIQPQEKKLYKRIL; encoded by the coding sequence ATGCATAACACAACAAACCAAATGTCAAGAAGACATTTTCTTGCAACAACAGGAGCGATTGCCGGAACGGCCTTGCTCAATCCCTTATCTGACATAAAAGCAGAAGCTGCCGGTATTGCAACACCGACAGGTAAAAAGCTTCGGATCGCACTCGTCGGGACAGGAGGCCGAGGGACATCTATGTGGGGAAGGGACATTCTGAAAAGTTATCCTGATTATCTTGAATTCGTAGGCCTTTGTGATAAAAACGAAGGACGTGTTGAAACTGGCAAACGCATCATCGGCACTTCCTGTCCGACATATACCGACTTTGAGAAAATGATGAACGAGACAAAGCCGGATGTATTGATTGTCACGACAATGGACAGCACACACCACCAATTCATTATCCGGGGAATGGAGTTGGGAGCCGATATTATCACAGAAAAGCCGATGACGACCGATGAAAAGAAAATCCAGGCGATTCTGGATGCTGAAAAGCGGACGGGGAAGACATGCCGGGTCACGTTCAACTACCGTTATTCCCCTCACCGGGCAAAAATATGGGAACTGCTTCGTGCCGGAGAAATCGGTGATATCACTTCCGTCGACTTCCACTGGTACTTGGACACTTCACACGGAGCCGACTATTTCCGCCGCTGGCACAGACTTGTTGAATGCAGCGGTTCGTTATGGGTACACAAAGCCAGCCATCATTTCGACCTCCTAAACTGGTGGATCGACAGTGATCCCGAGAGTGTGTATGCGCTTGGAGATCTCAACCATTATGGGAAAAATGGAACCATACGGGCAGAAAATTGCCGTACATGCCCTCATACCGACAAATGCAAATTCTTCTTTGACATCACCAAAAACAAGAACTACATGGAATTGTATGTGGCCAATGAAAAATACGACGGTTATCTGCGCGACGGTTGTGTGTTCAAAAAGGATGTAAGCATCTTCGACAAGATGGCGGCAACAATCAAATATAAAAATGGTGTACAAGTAGCCTATTCATTGACAACCTATTCTCCATACGAAGGTTACCGGATTGCGTTCAACGGAACAAAAGGCCGCATGGAAGCTTGGATCCAGGAATCCAGACCGACATCGGATGCCAATTATGACGAAATCGTTTTATTCAAGAATTTCAATAAGCGGCAATATATCCAGATTCCGTTCGGGACATCCGGACATGGCGGCGGGGATGCATTATTAAAAGATCAGATATTCTTGCCTAATATTGACGATCCGTTCCAACAGTGTGCAAACACCCGAGACGGTGCTTTGGCTTGCCTGGTCGGAATTGCAGCCCGCAACAGCATAGCATCCGGACAACCTGTAAAAATCGCGGACTTAACTTCGATCCAACCACAGGAAAAGAAGCTGTATAAACGTATCTTATAA
- a CDS encoding head GIN domain-containing protein: MKTKAFFFMVCIWLLATNGFAQNTIKGNGNIITKEISISDYDEISYVGKVNIEYEQSNASPSFKITIDENILPHLNIKVKGKKLIIQPKDEKKVLNGRSYGLNLQPTVCEIKTNSRELKEINAIGGGEFVAKSPLKGDKLDISIAGSSTINFDKQLEARKINFSVAGSGDINATKLKVDNLDCSVAGSGSILLKGEAERGDLSVAGGGDISAFECVLRKAECSVAGGGDIEVHASEQLDASIAGGGHIRYEGNPELSKSVVGGGSIKKN; encoded by the coding sequence ATGAAAACAAAAGCATTTTTCTTTATGGTTTGTATCTGGTTACTGGCAACGAACGGATTTGCCCAGAATACAATAAAAGGAAACGGAAACATTATCACAAAAGAAATTTCCATATCCGATTATGATGAAATCTCATATGTGGGAAAAGTAAACATCGAATATGAACAATCCAATGCATCTCCTTCCTTTAAGATAACGATAGACGAAAACATACTGCCCCACCTCAACATAAAAGTAAAGGGTAAGAAATTGATCATACAACCCAAAGACGAAAAGAAAGTCTTGAACGGAAGATCATACGGGCTCAATCTCCAACCGACCGTATGCGAGATAAAAACCAACTCCCGTGAACTGAAAGAGATAAACGCAATAGGAGGTGGAGAGTTTGTCGCCAAAAGTCCTCTTAAAGGTGATAAACTGGATATCAGTATTGCCGGAAGCAGCACAATAAACTTCGATAAGCAGCTGGAAGCACGCAAAATCAACTTCAGCGTGGCAGGATCAGGAGACATCAACGCAACCAAACTGAAAGTAGACAACCTGGATTGCAGCGTGGCTGGCAGCGGTTCCATCCTCCTCAAAGGAGAGGCCGAAAGAGGGGATCTGAGCGTAGCCGGCGGCGGGGACATCAGTGCTTTCGAATGTGTCCTTCGGAAAGCGGAATGTAGCGTAGCCGGTGGTGGCGATATTGAAGTACACGCATCCGAACAATTGGATGCCAGTATAGCCGGTGGTGGCCACATACGATATGAAGGAAACCCGGAGCTCAGTAAAAGCGTCGTAGGCGGAGGTTCGATCAAAAAGAATTAG
- a CDS encoding TonB-dependent receptor, giving the protein MKISILLLLFGIFSVSATGYSQEARVSITVNNTTINEVFTEIKAQTNYSFWFDVKDVDIDRKVSIHVENETVKSVLSTILKGQGLGFELKGNHIIIVKKEVLNQSAGTGLPQQNKKISGVIKDEHGEPIIGANVVVKGSTIGNISDHEGRFTLEVPENSILTVSYIGYLSQEIKVGKKNIFNITLAEDSENLDEIVVIGYGTMKKSDLTGAVSSVKGDKISAIASTDITDILQGKVAGMNITSSSKVDESGSIRIRGNRSLNASNDPLVIVDGVPGRMEAVNTNDIESIEVLKDAASTAIYGSRGANGVILITTKKAKEQQTRISYSGYIGISVPNLVKMQSGDEYIQFRRDGYRYRNGWDQPFADEDVFEPAELAVIKSRDFTDWIDLLYRNGQTQSHYIGLSAGNKTTKLHLGLNYTKDEGYSKINFKDKYNITLNLDHEINKYVSVGLSARLQRNNSQGMTKFEEKLQYMTPLAKPYNEDGSLNYYPAPQNTSGYNVLANYGKDNYTNEFIKNAAYLTGYINIRFSKYLNNRANISYNIIDRKNGYFFGENSYERKGTVPLAGKKYQNEVEYTFNDIISYDKNFGKHHLVLDGVFEATGYTKETGDMSGENQPVASTSFHNLGTAAENLQIGSSYQHWTLASFLARARWDYQGKYYANIAMRTDGSSRLAAGNQWAFFPSGGVAWRISEEEFFGKREWLNSLKLRASYGAVGNSAIDPYQTIAGLSKYDYLFGEDAGNKFFAYRPSMIPNKDLGWEISRTANFGVDFGLWNNRISGYIEGYITKTSDLLMERTLPFFTGFSKVWQNIGKTENKGIELNIQANTLKTKSFSWETTVTFARNWNKITELLGGGDIRNNSWFIGKPLQVHYNYEMIGVWQLGEEKEAQKYGAIPGDIKVKDQNNDGSIGELDKVILGQKDPKIIASLLNSFRFGAFDASINLNMNFGSLIHPNTYASLITRDGLRWMPSNFKYWTPDNPTNEYTRADKLSGYDPFAGTGGYMKGDYIKIQDITLGYDFSKIMPKNWKILRARLYAQVRNLGYIYKACKNDVSPEAPDFDYNIPTTYTMGINIDF; this is encoded by the coding sequence ATGAAAATATCAATTCTGCTACTTCTGTTTGGAATATTTTCTGTCTCAGCTACAGGATATTCACAGGAAGCCCGAGTCTCCATTACAGTAAATAACACGACAATCAATGAAGTTTTCACTGAAATCAAAGCTCAGACAAACTATTCATTCTGGTTTGATGTAAAAGATGTCGACATCGACCGTAAAGTTTCTATTCATGTAGAAAACGAAACGGTCAAATCTGTCTTATCAACCATATTGAAAGGGCAAGGTCTTGGTTTTGAACTAAAAGGAAATCATATCATTATTGTTAAAAAAGAGGTATTAAACCAATCAGCAGGAACCGGGTTACCTCAACAAAACAAAAAAATATCCGGTGTCATTAAAGATGAACACGGAGAGCCCATAATAGGAGCAAATGTCGTCGTCAAAGGTTCTACCATCGGTAATATTTCCGACCACGAAGGTCGATTTACATTAGAAGTTCCGGAGAACTCTATCCTTACGGTATCCTATATCGGATATTTGTCACAAGAGATCAAAGTCGGCAAAAAAAATATATTTAACATCACCTTGGCCGAAGACTCCGAAAACTTAGATGAAATCGTTGTAATCGGATACGGGACAATGAAAAAATCCGATTTGACAGGTGCTGTCTCCAGTGTAAAAGGAGATAAGATTTCGGCGATTGCCTCGACCGATATTACTGATATCCTACAAGGAAAAGTTGCCGGTATGAACATCACATCTTCCTCCAAAGTTGACGAATCCGGTTCTATCCGTATCCGTGGCAATCGTTCACTGAATGCGAGTAATGATCCGCTGGTTATCGTAGACGGAGTCCCCGGACGTATGGAAGCTGTTAACACCAATGACATAGAGTCGATAGAAGTATTAAAAGATGCAGCCAGTACAGCCATATACGGTTCGAGAGGGGCAAACGGGGTAATTCTGATCACGACGAAGAAAGCGAAAGAGCAGCAAACCCGTATTTCGTATAGCGGTTACATCGGTATCAGCGTACCTAATTTAGTAAAAATGCAAAGCGGAGACGAATATATTCAGTTCCGCCGCGACGGTTATAGGTACAGAAACGGATGGGATCAGCCATTTGCAGACGAAGATGTATTCGAACCGGCCGAATTAGCAGTCATCAAAAGCCGCGATTTTACAGACTGGATCGATTTGTTGTATCGAAACGGTCAGACACAAAGTCATTATATTGGTCTCAGTGCCGGAAATAAAACAACCAAATTACATCTTGGATTAAACTATACCAAAGATGAGGGTTATTCCAAAATAAATTTCAAAGACAAATATAATATCACATTGAATCTCGACCATGAAATCAATAAATACGTGTCAGTCGGATTATCCGCCCGCTTACAAAGAAATAATAGCCAGGGTATGACGAAATTCGAGGAAAAGCTGCAATACATGACTCCACTCGCAAAACCTTACAACGAGGACGGAAGCCTGAATTATTATCCGGCACCACAGAATACATCCGGCTATAACGTATTAGCCAATTATGGCAAAGACAACTATACGAATGAATTTATTAAAAACGCGGCATACCTCACCGGTTATATCAATATCCGTTTTTCAAAATATTTGAATAACAGGGCGAATATCTCCTATAACATCATTGACCGAAAGAATGGTTATTTCTTTGGAGAAAATTCATATGAGCGGAAAGGCACAGTACCTCTCGCCGGGAAAAAATATCAGAATGAAGTGGAATATACTTTCAACGATATCATTTCCTACGATAAGAACTTCGGTAAGCATCATCTTGTTCTGGACGGAGTCTTTGAAGCAACCGGATATACGAAAGAGACAGGAGACATGAGTGGCGAAAACCAGCCGGTGGCTTCGACATCGTTTCACAACTTGGGGACTGCCGCTGAAAACCTGCAAATCGGAAGTTCATACCAACATTGGACTTTGGCATCTTTCCTGGCACGTGCACGTTGGGATTATCAAGGCAAGTACTATGCCAACATCGCTATGCGTACAGATGGTTCATCCCGGTTGGCAGCAGGGAACCAATGGGCCTTTTTCCCATCGGGAGGTGTTGCCTGGCGTATCTCGGAAGAAGAGTTCTTCGGAAAAAGAGAATGGCTTAATTCTCTGAAATTAAGAGCCTCCTACGGAGCTGTAGGAAACTCTGCCATCGATCCTTACCAGACGATTGCCGGATTAAGCAAATATGATTACCTGTTTGGAGAGGATGCCGGAAACAAATTTTTCGCTTATCGGCCTTCTATGATTCCAAATAAAGATTTAGGATGGGAAATTTCGCGTACGGCAAACTTCGGAGTGGATTTCGGCTTGTGGAACAATCGTATATCCGGTTACATTGAGGGTTATATCACCAAAACAAGTGATTTGCTAATGGAACGTACGTTGCCATTTTTCACCGGCTTCTCCAAGGTTTGGCAGAATATCGGTAAAACCGAAAATAAAGGTATCGAACTAAATATCCAAGCAAATACGTTGAAGACTAAATCATTCTCTTGGGAAACAACTGTAACTTTTGCCCGCAATTGGAATAAAATCACGGAACTGCTGGGAGGTGGCGACATTCGCAACAATTCATGGTTTATAGGCAAACCTTTGCAAGTACATTACAACTATGAGATGATAGGAGTATGGCAGTTAGGCGAAGAAAAGGAAGCACAGAAATATGGTGCTATCCCTGGAGACATCAAAGTTAAAGATCAAAATAATGACGGTTCGATCGGAGAGCTGGACAAAGTAATATTAGGACAGAAAGATCCAAAAATCATTGCATCTTTACTGAACTCATTCCGTTTCGGTGCTTTTGATGCATCCATCAATCTGAACATGAATTTCGGAAGCCTGATCCATCCTAATACCTATGCCAGCTTAATCACACGTGACGGACTGCGATGGATGCCGTCCAACTTCAAATACTGGACACCCGACAATCCGACAAACGAATATACCCGTGCAGATAAACTAAGCGGATATGATCCATTTGCCGGTACAGGTGGCTACATGAAGGGAGATTACATCAAAATCCAAGATATAACACTGGGGTATGATTTCAGCAAAATAATGCCGAAAAACTGGAAGATTTTACGTGCACGGCTTTATGCGCAAGTCCGGAATCTCGGATATATCTATAAAGCATGTAAAAATGACGTAAGCCCGGAAGCTCCCGATTTTGACTATAATATTCCGACAACTTATACAATGGGAATAAATATTGACTTTTAA
- a CDS encoding head GIN domain-containing protein — protein sequence MKLSLLALSCILIVMSGCSRIIKGDGKVEERSVPVEEYEELSIACPTGKIYYNQSEETSTLLVTTDLNIYDMLNIYVSGKTLVIKLKDTYKDKFIWPSEFTIHASSPKMKEIDLAGKAEVNLDGLFTAEKLDISVAGSGKINLNDSVLVDRLSTSIAGSSSIKGKALNVGTLHSEVAGSGRYELGGTAQKVSIEIAGKGTIKAYDLKARNVSCEVAGFGIFQVYASQSLNLEAAGLAKLSYKGNPSLSTEGIVMTRKAD from the coding sequence ATGAAATTATCTTTATTAGCACTCTCCTGCATCCTTATCGTGATGTCGGGTTGTTCCCGTATCATCAAAGGAGACGGAAAAGTGGAAGAGAGGAGTGTACCCGTCGAAGAGTACGAAGAGTTGTCTATCGCCTGCCCAACCGGGAAGATCTATTATAACCAATCAGAAGAAACATCCACTCTCTTGGTCACGACAGACCTCAACATATATGATATGCTGAATATATATGTATCGGGCAAGACATTAGTCATCAAGCTCAAAGACACCTATAAAGATAAGTTCATTTGGCCATCTGAATTTACGATCCATGCAAGCTCCCCCAAAATGAAAGAAATCGACCTTGCCGGTAAGGCCGAGGTCAATCTGGACGGTCTTTTCACAGCGGAAAAGCTGGATATATCAGTAGCTGGATCGGGAAAAATCAATCTGAACGACTCGGTTTTAGTAGACCGACTTTCTACAAGCATAGCCGGAAGTTCCTCCATCAAAGGAAAAGCACTGAATGTAGGAACCTTGCATAGCGAGGTCGCCGGATCAGGAAGATATGAGCTGGGAGGCACAGCCCAAAAGGTTTCAATCGAGATTGCCGGAAAAGGGACAATCAAAGCATACGACCTGAAAGCCAGGAATGTATCTTGTGAAGTAGCTGGTTTCGGAATATTCCAAGTATACGCAAGCCAATCTCTGAATTTGGAAGCTGCCGGACTCGCCAAGTTGAGCTACAAAGGCAACCCAAGCCTTTCGACGGAGGGGATTGTGATGACAAGGAAAGCAGACTGA
- a CDS encoding RagB/SusD family nutrient uptake outer membrane protein: protein MKLKYWTFIIALYAGSLCSCSDFLSEDPKGNITTNYSETEEGCERLVLSLYNTHRDFLERLYLFGSMGADEQLVAVNGNDWRYFGEYFDTQMINNGWNRDFWKQLYNSLNVANLATEIIETAEIKDESRRAELRAEAHALRAFYFWIITETYGDGAHFTTESTAGVKTIGYQPGVATFYKQMLEDLNIAATGLKLPQNSQWGRMNEGIRKFILMKVLMSLAGYPDDVISAAGYTKERCYTDALALTKSLRSDYNYRLLDDYTQIFDVDNQVNDEIIWSVQYSTDKTYNGGGENGLHRYGVGWYNKSAVDNKAITTLWSHSLYYGREYRWTMPSLFMIQNFNEYDKRLYGSLQEYWCWIPTDWNQKPVYSDTVLIRHFRSVTDEEVAAGRRRGETHPLGHELFVEGLNHMYNLQTGEPTMNGRSCYHTNLKLLDSSREFAKDEKGHKDFIWFRLGEVYLSQAELYMYMGQKEEAAKVITELRKRALTEGHEEALKVTPDMITLDFILDEYMRELSMEGFRWYTLKRTGKLLERALKYNPDVKDKMKAYHVTRPIPQNEVDVVTNKDEFHQLPEYDK, encoded by the coding sequence ATGAAACTAAAATATTGGACCTTTATAATCGCATTATATGCAGGCAGCCTATGTTCCTGTTCCGATTTTCTTTCCGAAGACCCAAAAGGAAATATCACCACCAACTATTCGGAAACGGAAGAAGGTTGTGAACGGTTGGTTCTGAGTTTATATAATACGCACCGCGATTTCCTCGAAAGACTTTACCTGTTCGGCTCGATGGGAGCAGATGAGCAGTTAGTTGCCGTAAATGGAAATGACTGGCGTTATTTCGGAGAATATTTCGATACCCAGATGATAAACAATGGCTGGAACCGAGATTTCTGGAAACAATTGTATAATTCTCTCAATGTTGCGAACCTGGCAACCGAGATCATTGAAACAGCAGAGATCAAAGATGAAAGCAGACGGGCTGAACTTCGTGCAGAAGCACACGCACTACGCGCTTTTTATTTCTGGATCATCACGGAAACCTATGGAGATGGAGCACATTTCACGACAGAAAGTACTGCCGGTGTCAAAACAATTGGATATCAACCCGGCGTTGCAACTTTCTACAAACAAATGCTGGAAGATCTCAACATTGCCGCTACCGGATTGAAGCTGCCACAAAACAGCCAATGGGGACGCATGAATGAAGGAATACGCAAATTCATCTTAATGAAAGTATTGATGTCGCTGGCCGGTTATCCGGACGATGTGATTTCTGCTGCCGGATACACAAAAGAGCGTTGCTACACAGATGCTCTTGCTTTGACAAAATCGTTGCGGTCTGACTATAATTACAGATTGCTGGACGATTATACACAGATATTCGATGTTGACAATCAGGTTAATGACGAAATTATCTGGTCTGTACAATATTCGACTGACAAAACCTATAATGGCGGAGGTGAAAACGGACTTCACCGCTACGGTGTCGGTTGGTACAACAAATCTGCTGTCGACAACAAAGCAATCACAACCTTATGGAGCCATTCCCTATATTATGGGCGAGAATATCGCTGGACTATGCCATCCTTATTTATGATTCAAAATTTCAACGAATACGATAAGCGTCTTTATGGCTCATTACAAGAATACTGGTGCTGGATCCCGACAGATTGGAATCAAAAGCCTGTTTACTCCGACACAGTCCTAATCCGCCATTTCCGCTCTGTGACAGACGAAGAAGTAGCAGCCGGACGACGGAGAGGGGAGACTCATCCATTAGGGCATGAACTGTTTGTTGAAGGATTGAACCACATGTACAATCTACAAACAGGGGAGCCTACGATGAACGGACGCTCCTGCTACCATACCAATCTGAAACTATTGGATTCATCCCGAGAATTTGCAAAAGATGAAAAAGGTCACAAAGATTTTATCTGGTTTCGTTTAGGTGAAGTATATTTGTCCCAAGCAGAGCTATACATGTATATGGGACAAAAAGAGGAAGCTGCTAAAGTCATTACGGAATTGCGGAAAAGGGCATTGACCGAAGGGCACGAAGAGGCATTGAAAGTCACACCCGATATGATTACGCTCGATTTTATCCTTGATGAGTATATGCGCGAATTAAGTATGGAAGGTTTCAGGTGGTACACATTGAAACGCACCGGCAAATTGCTGGAACGCGCATTGAAATACAATCCAGATGTCAAAGATAAAATGAAGGCCTATCATGTCACCCGTCCGATTCCTCAGAATGAAGTGGATGTCGTCACGAATAAAGACGAATTCCACCAGCTACCGGAATATGATAAATAA
- a CDS encoding head GIN domain-containing protein yields the protein MKTKGLLMIVFLIGMFFSAQAADHVKGNGKLSTKKITIDDFNAIKFDGVIDFNYEQSESTPHIEITVDENLHPYVDIDIKDRVLTVGFKGAKVDHFTKFIVKTNSKWLKEVKASGNANFMANSPLTGDELKINANSNCLVQLKQKVEVGKLDLNVSGSANMVVNELKTDKLECSINGSGTINLKAGNAEEADYNITTDGEIMAFGIAVPEVNCKITGKGSAQIHPTNNLKATIVGKGNIRYKGPTAVQQKVIGKGTVEEVK from the coding sequence ATGAAAACAAAAGGTTTACTAATGATCGTTTTCCTGATAGGAATGTTTTTCTCTGCCCAGGCAGCGGACCATGTAAAAGGAAACGGAAAGCTCTCAACCAAGAAAATAACGATCGACGACTTCAATGCCATCAAGTTCGACGGGGTGATCGACTTCAACTACGAGCAGTCGGAGTCTACTCCGCATATCGAAATAACCGTAGATGAAAACCTGCACCCGTACGTGGACATCGACATCAAAGACCGTGTTCTTACCGTCGGATTCAAGGGGGCAAAAGTCGATCATTTCACCAAATTCATCGTCAAGACCAACTCCAAATGGCTGAAAGAAGTAAAAGCTTCCGGCAATGCGAATTTCATGGCCAACAGCCCATTGACAGGTGACGAGTTGAAAATCAACGCAAACTCCAACTGTCTCGTCCAACTAAAGCAGAAAGTCGAAGTCGGCAAGCTCGATCTGAACGTGTCCGGTAGTGCCAATATGGTCGTGAATGAACTAAAAACCGACAAGCTGGAATGCAGCATTAACGGCTCCGGCACGATCAACCTGAAAGCAGGAAACGCCGAAGAAGCAGACTATAACATCACGACTGATGGTGAAATCATGGCTTTCGGGATAGCAGTGCCCGAAGTGAACTGTAAAATCACAGGTAAAGGTTCCGCCCAGATCCATCCGACCAACAACCTGAAAGCAACAATCGTAGGAAAAGGGAATATCCGCTATAAAGGTCCGACAGCCGTACAACAGAAAGTCATCGGCAAAGGGACCGTTGAAGAAGTAAAATAA
- a CDS encoding FecR family protein: protein MDTQNQHKEHWLNLIIDRLTETISEDSDLCLQEWIDASDENSRYFRNMEQLWDSMEVVREGEQYDSDRAFLLFQQRVRAESTINTRKSFTLKKVLSYAAILISFIVLNYLTYQYYIHSSDQNIIRLSEIAVPNGSKTKLTLQDGTKVWLNAGSKIQYDSDFGKKNRLLKLSGEAYLEVAKDEDCPFIVDAGEVKVKVLGTCFNVRAYKDNEEIKVALLRGSVEMETNNGDMLKLVPKDIAHFNIQTKETGICHNTGYSQNCIGWIDNKFIFNGESFEQITKILERTFNVKINIHKESIKKRCFIGDFVNNETIEQIFKVMSSNEKFTYTIKGNIIDVY, encoded by the coding sequence ATGGACACACAAAATCAACATAAAGAGCATTGGTTAAATCTCATAATCGACCGGCTGACAGAGACGATATCGGAAGACTCCGACTTGTGCCTGCAGGAATGGATTGATGCTTCTGATGAGAACAGCCGATATTTCAGAAATATGGAACAGCTCTGGGATTCAATGGAGGTTGTCCGCGAAGGAGAACAATACGATTCAGACCGTGCTTTTTTGCTCTTTCAACAACGTGTCCGGGCAGAGAGCACGATAAACACACGGAAATCGTTCACCTTAAAGAAAGTGTTGTCATATGCAGCCATCCTGATCTCATTCATTGTCCTCAATTATCTGACCTATCAATATTACATTCATTCCTCAGATCAGAATATTATCCGATTGTCAGAAATCGCAGTTCCCAATGGTTCAAAAACAAAACTGACATTACAAGACGGGACGAAAGTTTGGCTGAATGCAGGTTCAAAAATCCAATATGACTCCGATTTTGGAAAGAAGAACCGCCTGCTCAAATTATCAGGTGAAGCCTACTTGGAAGTGGCAAAAGATGAAGACTGTCCTTTTATTGTCGACGCAGGAGAAGTCAAAGTGAAAGTATTGGGTACTTGCTTTAATGTAAGAGCCTATAAAGATAACGAAGAAATAAAAGTCGCTTTGCTAAGGGGCTCTGTCGAAATGGAAACAAATAATGGGGATATGTTGAAATTGGTTCCTAAAGATATCGCCCACTTCAATATACAGACAAAAGAAACCGGCATTTGCCATAACACCGGATACTCCCAAAATTGTATCGGATGGATTGATAACAAGTTTATATTCAACGGGGAAAGTTTCGAACAAATCACAAAAATATTGGAAAGGACCTTCAACGTAAAAATAAACATTCACAAAGAATCCATCAAAAAACGTTGTTTCATTGGCGACTTCGTTAATAACGAAACAATCGAACAAATATTTAAAGTCATGTCATCTAATGAGAAATTCACCTATACGATAAAAGGAAATATCATAGACGTCTATTAA
- a CDS encoding DUF6807 domain-containing protein produces the protein MNKLILLILFSLSYCSYVIGQDSHIHFIEKPDSQKISIYIDQVLFTEFLYSDTLYKQVLYPIYTASGTEITRGYPARPKADEQTDHPHQMGLWFSFGDINGLDFWNNSNRIPYDKKEQYGIIRFAGIKNINEKENKFTVEADWTNHDGYILLKEKTTYAFTGKPHERGIQRTTTLTAFKDSIFITENKEGLLGMRLDRNLEADISGIYQNKEGDTGDDVWGKRSAWVVLNGKIKDEKISIALIDHPENPNYPGWSHARGYGLFAINNLGGQCFDKQAEKVQILLKEGDSITFTHQIMIKDGGYLSNQEIEKVPAPQKPL, from the coding sequence ATGAACAAACTGATTCTACTTATCCTCTTCTCTCTATCCTATTGCAGTTATGTAATAGGTCAGGATTCACACATACATTTTATAGAGAAGCCCGATTCACAAAAAATAAGCATATACATAGACCAAGTTCTCTTTACAGAATTTCTTTACTCCGACACTTTATATAAACAAGTCCTTTATCCTATCTATACTGCATCCGGTACCGAAATCACTCGCGGCTATCCCGCCCGCCCGAAAGCCGATGAACAGACAGACCATCCCCACCAGATGGGGTTATGGTTTAGCTTCGGAGATATCAATGGATTGGATTTCTGGAATAATTCGAATCGCATTCCCTATGATAAAAAAGAACAGTACGGCATTATCCGGTTTGCCGGCATCAAGAATATAAACGAGAAAGAAAACAAATTTACAGTTGAAGCAGATTGGACAAACCACGATGGATATATTCTACTAAAAGAAAAAACCACCTACGCATTCACCGGTAAGCCACACGAAAGAGGTATTCAGCGAACCACTACACTGACTGCTTTCAAAGATTCTATTTTCATTACGGAAAATAAAGAAGGCTTACTCGGTATGCGTTTAGACCGAAATCTTGAAGCCGACATTTCCGGGATCTATCAAAATAAAGAAGGAGACACCGGTGACGATGTTTGGGGAAAACGTTCGGCTTGGGTTGTTTTAAACGGGAAAATAAAAGACGAGAAAATATCGATAGCTCTCATAGACCATCCTGAAAATCCCAATTATCCGGGTTGGTCGCATGCACGTGGATACGGCCTGTTTGCGATTAATAACTTAGGAGGACAGTGTTTCGATAAACAAGCGGAAAAAGTTCAAATCCTGCTAAAAGAGGGGGATTCCATCACTTTTACCCACCAAATTATGATAAAGGACGGAGGTTATCTTTCCAATCAGGAAATAGAAAAGGTTCCTGCACCACAGAAACCCCTATAA